In one Salvelinus fontinalis isolate EN_2023a chromosome 16, ASM2944872v1, whole genome shotgun sequence genomic region, the following are encoded:
- the LOC129812792 gene encoding signal recognition particle subunit SRP54-like: MVLADLGRKITSALRSLSNATIINEEVLNAMLKEVCAALLEADVNIKLVKQLRENVKSSIDLEEMASGLNKRRMIQHSVFKELVKLVDPGVKAWTPTKGKNNVIMFVGLQGSGKTTTCSKLAYYYQRKGWKTCLICADTFRAGAFDQLKQNATKARIPFYGSYTEMDPVVIAAEGVEKFKNESFEIIIVDTSGRHKQEDSLFEEMLQVSNAVQPDNIVYVMDASIGQACEAQAKAFKDKVEVASVIVTKLDGHAKGGGALSAVAATKSPIIFIGTGEHIDDLEPFKTQPFISKLLGMGDIEGLIDKVNELKLDDNEELIDKLKHGQFTLRDMYEQFQNIMKMGPFGQIMGMIPGFGTDFMSKGNEQESMARLKKLMTIMDSMNDQELDNKDGAKLFSKGPNRIARVARGSGVATRDVQELLTQYTKFAQMVKKMGGIKGLFKGGDMSKNVNPSQMAKLNQQMAKMMDPRVLHHMGGMSGLQSMMRQFQQGAAGNAKGMMGFNNM; encoded by the exons GTATTAAATGCCATGCTGAAAGAAGTGTGTGCTGCCCTCCTGGAAGCTGATGTCAACATCAAGTTGGTAAAGCAGCTCAGAGAAAATGTAAA ATCATCCATTGACCTGGAGGAGATGGCCTCTGGGCTGAACAAGAGGAGAATGATCCAGCATTCTGTGTTCAAGGAGCTTGTCAAG CTGGTGGATCCAGGGGTCAAGGCTTGGACACCCACGAAGGGAAAGAACAACGTCATCATGTTTGTGGGTCTTCAGGGCAGTGGGAAAACCACAACCTGTTCCAAG CTGGCTTACTACTACCAAAGAAAAGGGTGGAAAACCTGTTTGATTTGCGCTGACACTTTCAGAGCTG GTGCCTTCGATCAGTTGAAGCAAAATGCAACAAAAGCCAGAATTCCATTCTATGGAAG TTACACAGAGATGGACCCTGTCGTCATAGCTGCGGAAGGTGTGGAAAAGTTCAAAAATGAGAGCTTTGAAATAATCATTGTTGATACCAGTGGCCGACACAAGCAAGAAGATTCCCTTTTTGAGGAGATGTTGCAGGTTTCCAATGCAGTG CAACCTGACAACATTGTGTACGTAATGGATGCCTCCATTGGCCAAGCTTGTGAAGCCCAGGCGAAGGCCTTCAAAGACAAAGTAGAAGTAGCGTCCGTCATAGTGACAAAGCTGGATGGTCACGCCAAAGGTGGTGGTGCTCTCAGTGC AGTGGCTGCTACTAAGAGTCCCATCATTTTCATTGGTACTGGAGAACACATTGACGACTTAGAGCCATTTAAGACGCAACCCTTCATCAGCAAGCTACTGG GCATGGGAGACATTGAAGGTTTGATAGACAAAGTCAATGAACTCAAGCTGGATGACAACGAGGAGTTGATTGACAAGCTGAAACATG GTCAGTTCACTCTTCGTGACATGTACGAGCAGTTTCAGAACATCATGAAGATGGGACCTTTCGGACAGATCATG GGTATGATCCCAGGCTTCGGAACAGACTTCATGAGCAAAGGCAACGAGCAGGAGTCCATGGCTAGGTTGAAGAAACTCATGACAATTATGGACAGCATGAACGACCAAG AACTTGACAACAAAGACGGTGCAAAGCTCTTCAGCAAGGGGCCGAACCGAATCGCCAGAGTGGCACGCGGTTCAGGGGTTGCCACCAGGGACGTCCAGGAGCTGCTCACCCAGTACACCAAGTTTGCCCAGATGGTGAAGAAGATGGGTGGCATCAAGGGCCTGTTCAAAG GTGGTGATATGTCCAAGAATGTCAACCCCTCTCAGATGGCTAAGTTGAACCAACAGATGGCAAAGATGATGGACCCAAGGGTTCTCCACCATATGG GGGGAATGTCTGGTCTCCAGTCCATGATGAGACAGTTCCAACAGGGTGCAGCTGGCAACGCGAAAGGAATGATGGGATTCAACAATATGTGA